One stretch of Qipengyuania gelatinilytica DNA includes these proteins:
- the lpdA gene encoding dihydrolipoyl dehydrogenase has protein sequence MADTNYDVIVLGSGPGGYVAAIRCAQLGLKTAIVERELLGGICLNWGCIPTKALLRSAEILHYAQHASDYGLKIAGKIEADLEAVVKRSRGVAKQLNQGVTHLMKKNKITVHMGTGTLTGPTSLTVKGEKGEEKLTAKHVIVATGARARDLPFAPADGKRVWTYRHAMTPPEMPKKLLVIGSGAIGIEFASFYNDMGCDVTVVEMLDRIVPVEDKDVSAFLEKSLTKQGMTIMTGAGVEALDVSDKGVKAKIKAKDGKVSETEFTHCITAIGIVPNTENVGLEKLAEMDRGFIQIDDYGRTKSKGLWAIGDCTPGPWLAHKASHEGVTTAEAIAKELGNKDVHPHPLDRDNIPGCTYCHPQIASVGMTEAKAKEAGYEVKAGTFPFIGNGKAIALGEAEGFVKTVFDAKTGELLGAHMVGAEVTEMIQGFVVGKTLETTEAELMNTVFPHPTISESMHESVLASYGRALHI, from the coding sequence ATGGCTGACACCAATTACGACGTCATCGTTCTCGGCTCCGGACCCGGCGGCTATGTCGCGGCGATCCGCTGCGCGCAGCTGGGCCTGAAGACCGCCATCGTCGAGCGCGAACTGCTCGGCGGAATCTGTTTAAACTGGGGCTGCATCCCGACCAAGGCTCTGCTGCGTTCGGCCGAGATCCTGCACTATGCCCAGCATGCGAGCGACTATGGCCTGAAGATCGCAGGCAAGATCGAGGCGGACCTCGAAGCAGTCGTGAAGCGCAGCCGCGGCGTCGCCAAGCAGCTCAACCAGGGCGTCACGCACCTGATGAAGAAGAACAAGATCACGGTGCATATGGGCACGGGCACGCTGACCGGCCCGACCAGCCTCACCGTGAAGGGCGAGAAGGGCGAAGAGAAGCTCACCGCCAAGCACGTGATCGTCGCGACTGGCGCGCGCGCCCGCGACCTTCCGTTCGCTCCGGCTGACGGCAAGCGCGTGTGGACCTATCGCCATGCGATGACGCCGCCCGAAATGCCGAAGAAGCTGCTGGTGATCGGATCGGGCGCGATCGGGATCGAGTTTGCCAGCTTCTACAACGACATGGGCTGCGACGTGACCGTGGTCGAAATGCTCGACCGCATCGTGCCGGTGGAGGACAAGGACGTCTCCGCCTTCCTCGAGAAGAGCCTGACCAAGCAGGGCATGACGATCATGACCGGCGCGGGCGTCGAGGCGCTCGACGTCTCGGACAAGGGCGTGAAGGCCAAGATCAAGGCCAAGGACGGCAAGGTCTCGGAAACCGAGTTCACCCACTGCATCACTGCTATCGGCATCGTCCCGAACACCGAGAATGTGGGTCTCGAAAAGCTGGCCGAAATGGATCGTGGCTTCATCCAGATCGACGATTATGGCCGCACCAAGTCGAAGGGCCTTTGGGCCATCGGCGACTGCACGCCCGGACCGTGGCTGGCCCACAAGGCGAGCCATGAAGGTGTCACCACCGCCGAGGCAATTGCCAAGGAACTGGGCAACAAGGACGTCCATCCGCACCCGCTCGACCGGGACAACATCCCGGGCTGCACCTATTGCCACCCGCAGATCGCCAGCGTCGGCATGACCGAAGCCAAGGCGAAGGAAGCGGGCTACGAAGTGAAGGCGGGCACCTTCCCCTTCATCGGCAACGGCAAAGCCATCGCGCTGGGCGAGGCCGAAGGCTTCGTGAAGACCGTGTTCGATGCGAAGACCGGCGAATTGCTGGGCGCGCACATGGTCGGGGCGGAAGTCACCGAGATGATCCAAGGCTTCGTCGTCGGCAAGACGCTGGAGACCACCGAGGCGGAGCTGATGAACACCGTCTTCCCGCACCCGACGATCAGCGAAAGCATGCACGAGAGCGTACTTGCGAGCTACGGCAGGGCACTGCATATCTGA
- a CDS encoding acyl-CoA thioesterase: MADRSPQIRATAMPTDLNPYGGVFGGWLMSQMALGAGSLASRHGKGKAVVVSATDFAFPGAMQVGDELSVYCDIAATGNTSFTITAEAIARERNGEAETRVAQGTFKFVLLDEDNRPRAVNAAALSAND, encoded by the coding sequence ATGGCTGACCGCTCCCCACAAATCCGCGCGACGGCCATGCCGACCGACCTCAACCCCTATGGCGGAGTGTTCGGCGGGTGGCTGATGAGCCAGATGGCGCTGGGCGCAGGCTCGCTCGCCAGTCGGCATGGCAAGGGCAAGGCGGTGGTCGTCTCGGCCACGGATTTCGCCTTTCCCGGCGCGATGCAGGTGGGGGACGAGTTGTCCGTCTATTGCGACATCGCCGCCACCGGCAACACCTCCTTCACCATCACCGCCGAAGCCATCGCGCGCGAGCGCAATGGCGAGGCGGAGACCAGGGTGGCGCAAGGAACCTTCAAATTCGTCCTGCTGGATGAGGATAACAGGCCGCGCGCGGTGAACGCTGCCGCGCTTTCGGCAAACGATTAA
- a CDS encoding pyruvate dehydrogenase complex dihydrolipoamide acetyltransferase, with amino-acid sequence MPTPIKMPALSPTMEEGTLAKWLVKPGDTVSAGDIMAEIETDKATMEFEAVDEGTIASIAVEEGTEGVKVGTVIAMLAEEGEDLEEAAAAAPSGDAAPAEKPAEEAREEKVEQEEKRTEPPAPASAPAAPKSDDGNRIKASPLARRIAEQKGLDLSAITGSGPNGRIVKADVEDAKPGAAPAKEAAAPAPAPAKPATQGGDLDAPYEAQKLNNVRKVIARRLTEAKQTIPHIYLTVDVRLDALLKLRSELNKSLEADGIKLSVNDLLIKAQARALQRVPLCNVSFQGDELYQYTREDISVAVAAPSGLITPIIRDAGRKGLAQISAEMKELAGKARDGKLQPHEFQGGTASLSNLGMFGTKQFDAVINPPQAMILAVGAGEQRPHVIDGALGVATVMSATGSFDHRAIDGADGAQFMQAFQQLVENPMGLVV; translated from the coding sequence ATGCCCACGCCGATCAAGATGCCCGCCCTGTCACCCACCATGGAAGAGGGCACACTCGCCAAATGGCTGGTGAAGCCGGGTGACACGGTTTCCGCCGGTGACATCATGGCCGAGATCGAAACCGACAAGGCGACGATGGAATTCGAAGCCGTCGACGAGGGCACGATTGCATCGATCGCGGTGGAAGAAGGCACCGAGGGTGTGAAGGTCGGCACGGTTATCGCCATGCTCGCCGAAGAGGGCGAGGATCTGGAGGAGGCTGCTGCTGCCGCTCCGTCGGGCGATGCCGCTCCTGCAGAAAAACCTGCCGAGGAAGCGCGCGAAGAAAAGGTCGAACAGGAAGAGAAGCGCACCGAACCTCCCGCTCCGGCTTCCGCACCTGCTGCCCCGAAAAGTGACGACGGCAACCGTATCAAGGCCAGCCCGCTTGCCCGCCGCATTGCAGAGCAGAAGGGTCTCGATCTTTCGGCCATCACCGGTTCGGGTCCGAATGGCCGGATCGTGAAGGCCGATGTCGAGGATGCGAAGCCGGGTGCTGCTCCGGCCAAGGAAGCCGCGGCTCCCGCACCCGCTCCGGCCAAGCCCGCGACGCAGGGCGGCGATCTCGACGCGCCCTACGAAGCGCAGAAGCTCAACAATGTCCGCAAGGTCATCGCGCGCCGCCTGACCGAAGCGAAGCAGACCATTCCGCACATCTACCTCACCGTGGACGTGCGCCTCGATGCGCTGCTCAAGCTGCGCAGCGAACTCAACAAGAGCCTCGAGGCGGACGGCATCAAGCTGTCGGTCAACGACCTCCTCATCAAGGCGCAGGCCCGCGCGCTGCAGCGTGTGCCGCTGTGCAATGTCAGCTTCCAGGGCGACGAGCTGTACCAGTACACGCGCGAGGATATCTCGGTTGCCGTGGCCGCGCCTTCTGGCCTGATCACGCCGATCATCCGCGATGCGGGCCGCAAGGGCCTCGCGCAGATATCCGCCGAGATGAAGGAGCTTGCGGGCAAGGCGCGCGACGGCAAGCTGCAGCCGCATGAATTCCAGGGCGGTACCGCCTCGCTCTCCAACCTCGGCATGTTCGGCACCAAGCAGTTCGACGCGGTGATCAACCCGCCGCAGGCGATGATCCTCGCGGTCGGCGCAGGCGAGCAGCGCCCTCACGTCATCGACGGCGCACTCGGCGTCGCCACCGTGATGAGCGCCACCGGCAGCTTCGACCACCGCGCCATCGACGGCGCAGACGGCGCACAGTTCATGCAGGCCTTCCAGCAGCTGGTCGAGAACCCGATGGGGCTGGTGGTTTGA
- a CDS encoding universal stress protein: MRIYLVVMDETEEAKQALRFASLRASKTGGSVHILALVPQQTFNAFGGVQATIEQEARERAEVMANSAAGNIFGEMGKMPVITVRPGSPADVISKYLEEHGSIAALVLGTAKEGKNPLAAHFAAHAANLPCPLYLVPGNLSREQLDELA, translated from the coding sequence TTGCGAATATACCTTGTCGTCATGGATGAAACCGAAGAGGCGAAACAGGCCCTGCGCTTCGCCTCGCTACGCGCCAGCAAGACGGGCGGATCGGTGCATATTCTCGCGCTCGTCCCGCAACAAACCTTCAACGCCTTTGGCGGGGTGCAGGCCACGATCGAACAGGAGGCGCGCGAGCGTGCCGAGGTCATGGCCAACAGCGCGGCCGGCAATATCTTCGGCGAGATGGGCAAGATGCCGGTGATTACCGTGCGCCCGGGCTCTCCGGCCGACGTCATCAGCAAATATCTGGAAGAGCACGGTTCGATTGCCGCGCTGGTGCTGGGCACTGCGAAGGAAGGCAAGAACCCGCTGGCTGCGCATTTTGCCGCGCATGCTGCGAATCTGCCCTGCCCGCTTTATCTGGTGCCCGGCAATCTCTCGCGCGAACAGCTGGACGAACTGGCCTGA
- a CDS encoding peroxiredoxin-like family protein encodes MLIPGQKVPDLDLPLTIDARFELSKQSPDAFTMLVFYRGKHCPICKKYTEELGSRLSDFTDKGINVFAVSMDSPERAQVSHEEWATGDLPLAHSMSEDKAREWGLYVSEKREGSEEPDVFSEPGLFLVKPDGTLHFAVVQNAPFTRPDLDELLKGLTYTLENDYPTRGTLT; translated from the coding sequence ATGCTCATCCCCGGACAGAAAGTCCCCGACCTCGACCTGCCGCTGACCATCGATGCGCGCTTCGAACTGTCGAAGCAGTCGCCCGATGCCTTCACCATGCTGGTTTTCTATCGCGGCAAGCATTGCCCGATCTGCAAGAAATACACCGAGGAACTGGGCAGCAGGCTGTCCGACTTTACCGACAAGGGCATCAATGTTTTCGCCGTGTCGATGGACAGTCCCGAGCGCGCCCAGGTGAGCCATGAGGAATGGGCTACCGGTGACCTCCCGCTCGCCCATTCGATGAGCGAGGATAAGGCCCGCGAATGGGGGCTCTATGTCTCCGAAAAACGCGAGGGCAGCGAAGAGCCCGATGTTTTCAGCGAGCCCGGCCTCTTCCTCGTGAAGCCGGATGGCACCTTGCATTTTGCGGTAGTGCAGAACGCACCCTTCACTCGTCCCGACCTCGATGAGCTGCTGAAGGGCCTGACTTACACGCTGGAAAACGATTATCCCACACGAGGGACCCTGACCTGA
- the rnr gene encoding ribonuclease R produces the protein MARMKKHNRTGRPQGLPSKEQILEFIQSSDRPAGKREIAKAFGIKGQEKIALKKRLKDMAEEGLIDGRKTAFHKMGGLPKVTVLKVVEIEEGEPIAVPEAWSPDAPDKPPRVVVKESKKVAALKRGDRFLGRTEERGKGWIAHPMKKLPARTEGLMGVVEFDGGGKPWLAPVDKRVRNSSPIGDLGEAKEGELVLAEPMGKSPRAKVKVVEVIGDPLAPKSFSLIAIAKHGIPHIFPDEALEEAQRVAELPLSEEKREDLRDVPIVAIDPADARDHDDAIWTEPDGEGGYKAIIAIADVSFYVRPGGALDKEARKRGNSVYFPDRVVPMLPEILSADVCSLVENEDRAAMACHIRISPEGKVTKWRFTRAIVRLAANIAYEDAQKAIDDGSADEVLKNLWGAWKLLFKAREARDPLDLELPERQVRLNDEGMIEEIAVRERLDAHRVVEDFMIAANVAAAKALEEKSAPVVYRIHETPSREKLMAFKEYLASQGRSFAMGQVITPGLFNRMLKDISDPAEKALIMEAVLRSQTQAYYGPANSGHFGLALGSYAHFTSPIRRYADLLVHRALVDSYKLEQPAPKGKIPDGSGLSDRDRTALSQITDAISQTERRAMEAERDTIDRYVAAWLSGRVGEVFDTRITGVQGFGFFATIEKLGGDGLVPVTTLGREYFRYDEGARELVGENTGTTFAVGDRLKLRLAESNALTGALKFELPDSEGAPIEKRGNRPPPKKKHFKKGQGAPRQKHQQGQRGRPGNIRHQGRKKK, from the coding sequence ATGGCGCGCATGAAAAAACATAACAGGACGGGGCGGCCGCAGGGGCTGCCCAGCAAAGAACAGATACTTGAATTCATCCAGAGCTCCGACCGTCCCGCAGGCAAGCGCGAAATCGCCAAGGCCTTCGGGATCAAGGGGCAGGAAAAGATCGCGCTGAAGAAGCGCCTCAAGGACATGGCCGAAGAAGGCCTGATCGACGGCAGGAAGACCGCCTTCCACAAGATGGGCGGCCTGCCGAAAGTGACCGTGCTCAAGGTCGTAGAGATCGAGGAGGGCGAACCGATCGCCGTGCCCGAGGCATGGTCTCCGGATGCCCCCGACAAGCCGCCGCGTGTCGTCGTCAAGGAGAGCAAGAAGGTTGCCGCTCTCAAGCGTGGCGACCGTTTCCTTGGTCGTACCGAGGAGCGCGGGAAGGGCTGGATCGCCCATCCGATGAAGAAACTGCCCGCGCGGACGGAAGGTCTGATGGGCGTTGTCGAGTTCGACGGAGGCGGCAAGCCCTGGCTCGCCCCGGTGGACAAGCGCGTGCGCAATTCCTCGCCGATCGGCGATCTGGGCGAAGCGAAGGAAGGCGAGCTCGTCCTCGCCGAGCCGATGGGAAAATCTCCGCGTGCCAAGGTCAAGGTGGTCGAGGTGATCGGCGATCCGCTCGCCCCCAAGAGCTTCAGCCTCATCGCCATTGCCAAGCACGGGATCCCGCACATCTTCCCCGACGAGGCGCTGGAAGAAGCGCAGCGCGTGGCAGAACTCCCGCTCAGCGAGGAGAAGCGCGAGGATTTGCGCGATGTCCCCATCGTCGCGATCGATCCCGCCGATGCGCGCGACCATGACGATGCGATCTGGACCGAACCCGATGGCGAGGGCGGATACAAGGCGATCATCGCGATTGCCGACGTCTCCTTTTACGTCCGCCCGGGCGGTGCCCTCGACAAGGAAGCCCGCAAGCGCGGCAACTCGGTCTATTTCCCCGACCGCGTCGTGCCGATGCTGCCGGAGATCCTTTCGGCAGACGTGTGCTCGCTGGTCGAGAACGAAGACCGCGCGGCGATGGCCTGCCACATCCGCATTTCGCCGGAGGGGAAGGTCACCAAGTGGCGCTTCACCCGCGCTATCGTGCGGCTGGCAGCCAATATCGCCTATGAAGACGCGCAGAAGGCCATCGACGATGGCAGCGCCGACGAGGTTCTCAAGAACCTGTGGGGCGCCTGGAAGCTGCTGTTCAAGGCGCGCGAGGCCCGCGATCCGCTCGATCTCGAACTGCCCGAGCGGCAGGTTCGCCTGAACGATGAAGGCATGATCGAGGAGATCGCCGTGCGCGAACGCCTCGATGCGCACCGCGTGGTCGAAGATTTCATGATCGCGGCCAATGTGGCGGCGGCCAAGGCGCTGGAAGAGAAGTCTGCACCGGTAGTCTATCGAATCCATGAGACGCCGAGCCGCGAAAAGCTGATGGCGTTCAAGGAATACCTTGCCAGCCAAGGCCGCAGCTTTGCCATGGGTCAGGTCATCACGCCGGGCCTGTTCAACCGCATGCTGAAGGACATCTCCGATCCGGCCGAAAAGGCGCTGATCATGGAGGCCGTCTTGCGCAGCCAGACGCAGGCCTATTACGGCCCTGCGAACTCGGGTCATTTCGGCCTGGCGCTGGGCAGCTATGCGCACTTCACCTCTCCCATCCGCCGCTATGCCGACCTTCTGGTCCACCGCGCGCTGGTGGATTCCTACAAGCTCGAGCAGCCTGCACCGAAGGGCAAGATCCCCGACGGCTCGGGACTTTCGGACCGTGACCGCACTGCCCTGAGCCAGATCACCGATGCGATCAGCCAGACCGAACGCCGCGCGATGGAGGCGGAGCGCGATACGATCGACCGCTATGTCGCGGCATGGCTTTCAGGCCGTGTGGGCGAAGTCTTCGACACGCGCATCACCGGCGTGCAGGGCTTCGGCTTCTTTGCCACGATCGAGAAGCTTGGTGGTGACGGGCTGGTCCCGGTCACGACGCTGGGCCGCGAATATTTCCGCTACGATGAAGGTGCGCGCGAACTGGTGGGAGAAAACACCGGCACGACCTTTGCGGTGGGTGACAGGCTCAAGCTGAGGCTGGCCGAATCCAATGCTCTGACAGGCGCGCTCAAGTTCGAGCTGCCCGACAGCGAGGGCGCTCCTATAGAGAAGCGCGGAAATCGTCCGCCCCCGAAGAAGAAACACTTCAAAAAGGGGCAGGGCGCACCGCGGCAGAAGCACCAGCAGGGCCAGCGCGGAAGGCCGGGCAATATCCGCCACCAGGGCCGGAAGAAGAAGTAG
- a CDS encoding M20/M25/M40 family metallo-hydrolase, with translation MKKLALFAALLATPLVAQEADPAADVSEERLRADIGTLVGFGTRHTLSEQDNPTRGIGAAVDWGLAEFGRISEACDNCLEIVAPERIEEGRRLPRPTRIRNAVAIQRGTERPNEVVIVQAHIDSRVTDAMDWESDAPGANDDGSGTVLVLEAARALTKREYPVTIVYALLSGEEQGLYGGRLMADYAAEQDWQVKAVLNNDVVGNSCGSDGYCDPDHVRVFSEGPRADLTDAIRASQRREGGENDSPSRNLSRWLDNLADETEGGLDVRQIWRVDRMGRGGDQIPFMEKGYPAIRIAVAVEDYEHQHQDLRVEDGVTYGDTADEMDFAYLAKVTQFNIRALDRLASTPAPPASTARAAVQTFTDIAWEEVPGAIGYTVWQRRTDEPYWRDEPVIENVVATNARLEGVRGDDWIFGVSATAPDGSRSPVSSAVPAGQFAPIPVE, from the coding sequence ATGAAAAAGCTCGCCCTGTTCGCCGCCCTCCTTGCAACACCGCTCGTCGCGCAGGAGGCCGATCCGGCTGCGGATGTCTCCGAAGAGCGCTTGCGTGCCGATATCGGCACGCTGGTAGGCTTCGGCACGCGCCATACGCTGTCCGAGCAGGACAATCCCACCCGCGGGATCGGCGCTGCCGTCGACTGGGGGCTGGCCGAGTTTGGTCGCATTTCAGAAGCGTGCGACAATTGCCTCGAAATCGTTGCACCCGAGCGGATCGAGGAGGGCAGGCGACTTCCGCGTCCCACGCGCATTCGCAATGCCGTCGCCATCCAGCGCGGGACCGAGCGCCCCAATGAGGTCGTGATCGTGCAAGCCCATATCGACAGCCGTGTAACCGATGCGATGGACTGGGAAAGCGATGCTCCCGGTGCGAATGACGATGGATCGGGCACGGTGCTGGTGCTCGAAGCGGCCCGCGCGCTGACCAAGCGCGAATACCCTGTCACCATCGTTTACGCCTTGCTCTCAGGTGAGGAGCAAGGCCTCTACGGTGGCCGCCTGATGGCCGATTATGCGGCAGAGCAGGACTGGCAGGTGAAAGCCGTCCTCAACAACGATGTCGTGGGCAACAGCTGCGGCAGCGACGGCTATTGCGATCCCGATCACGTCCGCGTCTTTTCCGAAGGCCCGCGCGCCGACCTGACCGACGCCATCCGCGCATCGCAGCGGCGCGAGGGCGGCGAGAACGACAGTCCGAGCCGCAACCTCTCGCGTTGGCTCGACAACCTTGCCGACGAAACCGAAGGCGGCCTCGACGTACGCCAGATCTGGCGCGTCGACCGCATGGGCCGTGGCGGCGACCAGATCCCCTTTATGGAGAAAGGCTATCCCGCGATCCGTATCGCGGTTGCGGTCGAGGATTACGAGCACCAGCACCAAGACCTGCGGGTCGAGGATGGGGTTACCTATGGCGATACGGCTGACGAGATGGATTTCGCCTATCTCGCCAAGGTGACGCAGTTCAACATCCGCGCGCTCGACAGGCTGGCAAGCACTCCTGCACCGCCAGCATCGACGGCCCGTGCAGCCGTCCAGACGTTCACCGACATTGCGTGGGAGGAAGTGCCTGGCGCAATCGGCTACACCGTCTGGCAGCGCCGCACCGACGAGCCTTATTGGCGCGATGAGCCCGTCATCGAGAACGTGGTCGCCACAAATGCCCGCCTCGAAGGGGTTCGCGGTGACGATTGGATTTTCGGCGTCAGCGCGACCGCTCCAGACGGCTCGCGCAGCCCGGTGTCCAGCGCCGTGCCCGCCGGACAATTCGCGCCCATTCCTGTGGAATAG
- the proS gene encoding proline--tRNA ligase translates to MANIRHALNARRADDFAAWYQEVISAAEMAEESGVRGCMVIRPWGYGIWERMQRLLDDRIKATGHSNAYFPIFIPLSNFEREAEHVEGFAKEMAVVTHHRLIAGPDGGLIPDPEAKLEEPLIVRPTSETIIGDAMARWVQSWRDLPLKLNQWANVVRWEMRTRMFLRTSEFLWQEGHTAHADEAEAQDHTLTMLEVYRAFADEDLALGVVAGEKPENERFPGAVETWSIEAMMQDGKALQAGTSHYLGTNFSKASGIKYQNKDGGESLCHTTSWGVSTRMVGGVIMTHGDDDGLRLPPKIAPQQVVILPMLRDKPEDEPLIEYCEALRATLASQNVLGEPLRVLLDTRPGKAAAKRWDYVRKGAPIIIEVGGRDMDNGVVSLLRRDRLWDEETGKPAFQTPTREVAGQTVPDILADMQASLLTEAAERREANITRGVTSFDEVEKFFAASRYPGWVEVQWSKPTGEALEKVVERLKEHKLTIRNVPMDAAPVDGTCIFTGDKAVERVLLAKAY, encoded by the coding sequence GTGGCCAACATCCGCCATGCCTTGAACGCCCGCCGTGCCGACGATTTCGCAGCGTGGTACCAGGAAGTCATCTCAGCTGCCGAAATGGCCGAGGAATCGGGCGTCCGCGGCTGCATGGTCATCCGGCCGTGGGGCTATGGCATCTGGGAGCGCATGCAGCGTCTCCTCGACGATCGGATCAAGGCGACCGGTCATTCGAACGCCTATTTTCCGATCTTCATCCCGCTTTCCAACTTCGAGCGTGAGGCCGAACATGTCGAAGGCTTTGCCAAGGAAATGGCGGTCGTCACGCACCACCGCCTGATCGCTGGCCCCGACGGCGGCCTGATCCCCGATCCCGAAGCCAAGCTGGAAGAACCGCTTATCGTTCGTCCAACCTCGGAAACGATCATCGGCGATGCCATGGCGCGCTGGGTGCAAAGCTGGCGCGACCTGCCGCTGAAGCTCAACCAGTGGGCGAATGTGGTGCGCTGGGAAATGCGCACCCGCATGTTCCTGCGCACGAGCGAATTCCTCTGGCAGGAAGGCCACACGGCCCATGCCGACGAAGCCGAGGCGCAGGACCACACGCTCACCATGCTCGAAGTCTACCGCGCCTTCGCGGACGAAGACCTCGCCCTGGGCGTTGTCGCTGGTGAGAAGCCCGAGAACGAACGCTTCCCCGGCGCGGTGGAGACCTGGTCGATCGAGGCGATGATGCAGGACGGCAAGGCCTTGCAGGCCGGTACCAGCCATTATCTCGGCACCAATTTCTCCAAGGCTTCGGGCATCAAGTACCAGAACAAGGATGGCGGCGAGAGCCTGTGCCACACGACCAGCTGGGGCGTTTCGACCCGCATGGTCGGTGGTGTGATCATGACCCACGGTGATGACGACGGACTGCGCCTTCCGCCCAAGATCGCGCCTCAGCAGGTGGTGATCCTGCCGATGCTGCGCGACAAGCCCGAAGACGAACCGCTGATCGAATATTGCGAGGCGCTGCGCGCGACGCTCGCCAGCCAGAATGTGCTCGGCGAACCGCTCCGCGTCCTGCTCGACACGCGTCCGGGCAAGGCTGCTGCCAAGCGTTGGGATTATGTCCGTAAAGGTGCCCCGATCATCATCGAAGTCGGCGGCCGGGACATGGATAACGGCGTCGTCAGCCTGCTGCGCCGCGACCGCTTGTGGGATGAGGAAACCGGCAAGCCCGCCTTCCAGACGCCGACGCGCGAAGTCGCTGGACAGACCGTGCCCGATATCCTCGCCGACATGCAGGCTTCGCTGCTGACCGAGGCCGCCGAGCGCCGCGAAGCCAATATCACGCGCGGCGTGACGAGTTTCGATGAAGTCGAGAAGTTCTTCGCAGCCTCACGTTATCCGGGCTGGGTGGAAGTCCAGTGGTCGAAGCCCACCGGCGAAGCACTCGAAAAGGTCGTCGAGCGTCTGAAGGAGCACAAGCTCACGATCCGCAACGTGCCGATGGATGCCGCGCCGGTCGATGGGACCTGCATCTTCACCGGCGACAAGGCGGTCGAACGGGTCCTGCTGGCGAAAGCCTACTGA
- the phaR gene encoding polyhydroxyalkanoate synthesis repressor PhaR translates to MAKRTAEGEPIIIKKYANRRLYNTDTSSYITLDDLAKMVRENVDFQVLDAKSGDDITHTILTQIIVEEESHGTQMLPVSFLRDLISMYGNSMQSMMPSYLEASMANFRKNREQLQSAFAKGIEGNPLAKMAEANIKMMQNAAEAFIPVTRKGADAAKKEADDELAQMREQMAAMQKKLDELSK, encoded by the coding sequence ATGGCAAAGCGGACCGCCGAGGGCGAACCGATCATCATCAAGAAATACGCCAACCGGCGTCTCTACAACACCGATACCTCGAGCTACATCACGCTCGACGATCTGGCGAAGATGGTCCGCGAAAATGTCGACTTCCAGGTCCTCGACGCGAAATCGGGCGACGATATCACCCATACCATCCTCACCCAGATCATCGTCGAGGAAGAAAGCCACGGCACGCAGATGCTGCCGGTCAGCTTCCTGCGCGACCTGATCAGCATGTATGGCAACTCGATGCAGTCGATGATGCCGAGCTATCTTGAAGCGAGCATGGCGAACTTCCGCAAGAACCGCGAACAGCTGCAGTCGGCCTTCGCGAAGGGCATCGAGGGCAACCCGCTCGCCAAGATGGCGGAAGCCAACATCAAGATGATGCAGAACGCCGCAGAAGCCTTCATTCCTGTGACCCGCAAGGGAGCGGATGCGGCCAAGAAAGAAGCGGACGACGAGCTCGCCCAGATGCGCGAACAGATGGCCGCGATGCAGAAGAAGCTGGACGAGCTGAGCAAATAG